One genomic region from Streptomyces sp. NBC_00582 encodes:
- a CDS encoding ATP-binding protein, whose product MKIAFVGKGGSGKTTLSSLFIRHLAALGAPVIAVDADINQHLGPALGLDEPEAAALPALGEHLPLIKEYLRGTNPRIASSETMIKTTPPGRGSRLLRVREDNPVYDACARPVELDGGAVRLMVTGPFTDADLGVACYHSKTGAVELCLNHLVDGRDEYVVVDMTAGSDSFASGMFTRFDVTFLVAEPTRKGVSVYRQYKEYARDFGVELKVVGNKVQGQDDIDFLRAEVGDDLLVTVGHSDWVRAMEKGRPPRFDLLDAADRDALRLLWTTVDTAHERRDRDRYTRQMVHFHLKNAQSWGNERTGADLAAQVDPDFVLGESVAAAV is encoded by the coding sequence ATGAAAATTGCTTTCGTCGGGAAGGGCGGCAGCGGCAAGACCACGTTGTCCTCCCTGTTCATCCGCCATCTCGCCGCCCTCGGCGCCCCCGTGATCGCCGTGGACGCGGACATCAACCAGCATCTGGGACCCGCTCTCGGCCTCGACGAGCCGGAGGCCGCCGCCCTGCCCGCGCTGGGCGAGCACCTGCCGTTGATCAAGGAGTATCTGCGCGGCACCAACCCGCGCATCGCCTCCTCCGAGACGATGATCAAGACGACCCCGCCCGGCCGGGGCTCGAGGCTGCTGCGGGTGCGCGAGGACAATCCGGTCTACGACGCCTGCGCCCGGCCGGTGGAACTCGACGGCGGCGCCGTCCGTTTGATGGTCACCGGCCCCTTCACCGACGCCGACCTGGGGGTCGCCTGCTACCACTCCAAGACGGGAGCGGTGGAGCTCTGCCTGAACCACCTGGTGGACGGCCGTGACGAATACGTCGTGGTCGACATGACGGCGGGTTCGGACTCCTTCGCCTCCGGGATGTTCACCCGCTTCGACGTCACGTTCCTCGTGGCCGAGCCGACCCGGAAGGGGGTCTCCGTCTATCGCCAGTACAAGGAGTACGCCCGCGACTTCGGCGTCGAGCTGAAGGTCGTCGGCAACAAGGTGCAAGGGCAGGACGACATCGACTTCCTCCGCGCCGAAGTCGGCGACGACCTGCTCGTCACGGTCGGGCACTCGGACTGGGTGCGCGCCATGGAGAAGGGCCGCCCGCCCCGGTTCGACCTCCTGGACGCGGCCGACCGTGACGCCCTGCGCCTGTTGTGGACGACCGTCGACACCGCCCACGAGCGGCGCGACCGGGACCGCTACACCCGCCAGATGGTCCACTTCCACCTGAAGAACGCCCAGTCCTGGGGCAACGAACGGACCGGGGCCGACCTGGCCGCACAGGTCGACCCCGATTTCGTCCTCGGCGAGAGCGTGGCCGCCGCCGTGTAG
- a CDS encoding bifunctional SulP family inorganic anion transporter/carbonic anhydrase has translation MSACVPTRTSDSSRSQSAHPPHSPPGGPHRRLRIAGADVSASIAVFLIALPLSLGIALATGAPLQAGLVAAAVGGIVAGRVGGSPLQVSGPAAGLTVVTADLIQRYGWRTTCAITVLAGLAQLGLGCLRVARTALAVSPAIVHGMLAGIGVTIAVAQLHIVLGGTPQSSVLANLRALPAQLAGLQPAAVAVSVLTLSLLLLWPRIPGRTGDLLRKVPAALVAVAGATAVAALTGLSLPKVDLPSWRSHALAGLPEGPALGVAAAVLTTTLVCSVQSLLGAVAVDKLIASRQDLISSPTGRAPRVGRSDLDRELLGQGAANIVSGTLGGLPVAGVAVRSSANVHSGAVSRNSTMLHGVLVVIAALLMVPILELIPLASLAALVMAVGIQMVSLHHIRTVTRHREVLVYAVTTLGVVVLGVLEGVLLGIAVAVAVALNRLTHTRITHDEQEGVHHVHVRGQLTFLAVPRLSRALHHVPHGTPVVVELDGSFMDHAAYEALQDWQKTHTAQGGTVELTGRRLATGATAPAHTGADTGAGTGTGTGTGTDCRCRPWTPWRNHQCELPRSAGARSSGAPAEPSEPSPPHGAGEATGSAETRATGIASKRAGAHSHPLVRGISAFQRNTAPLVRGELARLAREGQQPTQLFLTCADSRLVTSMITSSGPGDLFVVRNVGNLVPPPGTESGDDSVGAAIEYAVDVLNVRSITVCGHSGCGAMQALLGSEPGGEQTPLKRWLRHGLPSLERMGDDSRPWTRLAGRAPVDAVEQLCLTNVVQQLEHLRAHESVARALRAGALELHGLYFHVGEAQTYLLTGGDGSELFDHVGQRV, from the coding sequence ATGTCCGCCTGCGTCCCCACCCGTACGTCCGACTCGTCGCGCTCCCAGAGCGCCCACCCGCCGCACAGCCCCCCAGGGGGCCCGCACCGGCGCCTCCGCATCGCGGGCGCCGACGTGTCCGCCTCGATCGCGGTCTTCCTGATCGCCCTCCCCCTGTCCCTGGGCATCGCCCTGGCCACCGGAGCACCCCTCCAGGCCGGCCTCGTCGCCGCCGCCGTCGGCGGGATCGTCGCCGGCCGGGTCGGCGGCTCCCCGCTCCAGGTCAGCGGCCCCGCCGCCGGGCTCACCGTGGTCACCGCCGACCTGATCCAGCGCTACGGCTGGCGGACGACCTGCGCCATCACCGTCCTCGCCGGACTCGCCCAACTCGGCCTCGGCTGCCTGCGCGTGGCGCGCACCGCGCTCGCCGTCAGCCCCGCCATCGTGCACGGCATGCTGGCCGGCATCGGCGTCACCATCGCCGTCGCCCAACTGCACATCGTCCTCGGCGGCACCCCGCAGAGCTCCGTCCTGGCCAACCTCCGCGCCCTGCCCGCCCAGCTCGCCGGGCTGCAACCGGCCGCGGTCGCCGTGAGCGTCCTCACCCTGAGCCTGCTGCTCCTGTGGCCGCGCATCCCCGGCCGGACGGGCGACCTGCTGCGCAAGGTGCCCGCCGCGCTCGTCGCCGTCGCCGGGGCCACGGCGGTCGCCGCCCTCACCGGCCTCTCCCTGCCCAAGGTCGACCTGCCCTCCTGGCGCAGCCACGCCCTGGCCGGGCTGCCCGAGGGGCCGGCGCTCGGCGTCGCCGCCGCCGTCCTCACCACCACCCTGGTGTGCAGCGTGCAGTCGCTGCTCGGCGCGGTCGCCGTCGACAAGCTCATCGCCTCCCGGCAGGACCTCATCTCCTCCCCCACCGGTCGCGCCCCACGCGTCGGCCGCTCCGACCTCGACCGCGAGCTGCTCGGTCAGGGAGCCGCCAACATCGTCTCCGGCACGCTCGGCGGACTGCCGGTCGCGGGGGTGGCGGTGCGCAGTTCGGCGAACGTCCACTCGGGTGCCGTGAGCCGGAACTCCACGATGCTGCACGGCGTTCTCGTAGTGATCGCCGCGCTGCTGATGGTCCCGATCCTGGAGCTCATCCCGCTCGCCTCGCTCGCCGCCCTGGTGATGGCCGTCGGCATCCAGATGGTGTCCCTGCACCACATTCGCACGGTGACCCGCCACCGAGAGGTGCTGGTGTACGCCGTCACCACCCTCGGCGTGGTGGTCCTCGGCGTCCTGGAGGGCGTGCTGCTGGGCATCGCCGTGGCCGTCGCCGTCGCCCTGAACCGCCTCACCCACACCCGTATCACCCACGACGAGCAGGAGGGAGTCCATCACGTCCACGTACGAGGCCAGTTGACGTTCCTCGCGGTGCCACGGCTCAGCCGGGCCCTGCATCACGTGCCCCACGGCACGCCCGTCGTGGTCGAGCTGGACGGCTCCTTCATGGACCACGCGGCGTACGAGGCCCTGCAGGACTGGCAGAAGACCCACACCGCGCAGGGCGGCACCGTGGAACTGACCGGCCGCAGACTGGCCACGGGAGCCACGGCTCCGGCACACACCGGCGCGGACACCGGCGCAGGCACAGGCACCGGCACCGGCACCGGCACCGACTGCCGCTGTCGGCCCTGGACCCCTTGGCGCAACCACCAGTGCGAGCTCCCGCGCTCCGCGGGCGCCAGGAGCTCCGGAGCACCGGCCGAGCCGAGCGAGCCGTCGCCCCCGCACGGGGCGGGCGAAGCAACCGGGTCGGCGGAGACCCGGGCCACGGGAATCGCCTCGAAGAGGGCCGGGGCCCACAGTCATCCGCTGGTGCGCGGTATCAGCGCCTTCCAGCGGAACACCGCCCCGCTGGTGCGCGGTGAGCTGGCGCGGCTGGCCCGGGAGGGGCAGCAGCCGACGCAGTTGTTCCTCACGTGCGCCGACTCGCGACTGGTCACCTCGATGATCACTTCCAGTGGTCCGGGCGATCTGTTCGTGGTGCGGAACGTGGGGAACCTGGTGCCCCCGCCGGGCACGGAGAGCGGGGACGACTCGGTGGGGGCGGCGATCGAGTACGCGGTGGACGTGCTGAACGTACGGTCCATCACGGTGTGCGGGCACTCCGGGTGCGGGGCCATGCAGGCGCTGCTCGGCTCCGAACCGGGTGGTGAGCAGACCCCGTTGAAGCGGTGGCTGCGGCACGGGCTGCCGAGCCTGGAGCGGATGGGCGACGACAGCCGCCCCTGGACCCGGCTGGCCGGACGGGCGCCTGTGGACGCGGTCGAGCAGCTGTGTCTGACGAACGTGGTCCAGCAGTTGGAGCATCTGAGGGCCCACGAGTCGGTGGCGCGCGCCCTGCGGGCCGGGGCGCTGGAGCTGCACGGGCTGTATTTTCACGTCGGTGAGGCGCAGACGTATCTGCTCACCGGGGGCGACGGAAGCGAGCTGTTCGATCATGTGGGTCAAAGAGTGTGA
- the acs gene encoding acetate--CoA ligase, whose protein sequence is MSNESLANLLKEERRFAPPADLAANANVTAEAYEQAKADRLGFWAEQARRLTWAKEPTETLDWSNPPFAKWFDDGELNVAYNCVDRHVEAGHGDRVAIHFEGEPGDSRALTYAELKDEVSKAANALLELGVRKGDRVAVYMPMIPETAIAMLACARIGAAHSVVFGGFSADALATRIQDADAKIVITADGGYRRGKPSALKPAVDEAIGKVDNVEHVLVVRRTGQEVAWDAGRDVWWDEIVERQSAEHTPEAFGAEQPLFILYTSGTTGKPKGILHTSGGYLTQAAYTHHAVFDLKPETDVYWCTADVGWVTGHSYIVYGPLANGATQVMYEGTPDTPHQGRFWEIVQKYGVTILYTAPTAIRTFMKWGDDIPAKFDLSSLRVLGSVGEPINPEAWIWYRKHIGADRTPIVDTWWQTETGAMMISPLPGVTATKPGSAQTPLPGISATVVDDEANEVPNGGGGYLVLTEPWPSMLRTIWGDDQRFLDTYWSRFEGKYFAGDGAKKDDDGDIWLLGRVDDVMLVSGHNISTTEVESALVSHPSVAEAAVVGAADETTGQAIVAFVILRGTAAESEDLVTELRNHVGATLGPIAKPKRILPVQELPKTRSGKIMRRLLRDVAENRQLGDVTTLTDSTVMDLIQAKLPAAPSED, encoded by the coding sequence GTGAGCAACGAGAGCCTGGCCAACCTGCTCAAGGAAGAGCGCAGGTTCGCGCCGCCCGCCGACCTGGCCGCGAACGCCAACGTCACGGCGGAGGCGTACGAACAGGCCAAGGCTGACAGGCTCGGCTTCTGGGCCGAGCAGGCCCGTCGGCTGACCTGGGCCAAGGAGCCGACGGAGACGCTGGACTGGTCGAACCCGCCGTTCGCGAAGTGGTTCGACGACGGCGAGCTCAACGTCGCGTACAACTGCGTCGACCGGCATGTGGAGGCCGGGCACGGCGACCGGGTCGCGATCCACTTCGAGGGCGAGCCGGGCGACAGCCGCGCCCTCACCTACGCCGAGCTCAAGGACGAGGTGTCGAAGGCGGCCAACGCGCTGCTGGAGCTGGGCGTCCGCAAGGGCGACCGGGTCGCGGTGTACATGCCGATGATCCCGGAGACGGCGATCGCGATGCTGGCGTGCGCCCGTATCGGCGCCGCGCACTCCGTCGTCTTCGGCGGCTTCAGCGCGGACGCGCTGGCGACCCGCATCCAGGACGCCGACGCCAAGATCGTCATCACGGCCGACGGCGGGTACCGGCGCGGCAAGCCGTCCGCGCTCAAGCCGGCCGTCGACGAGGCGATCGGCAAGGTCGACAACGTCGAGCATGTGCTGGTGGTCCGCCGTACCGGTCAGGAGGTCGCCTGGGACGCCGGCCGGGACGTGTGGTGGGACGAGATCGTCGAGCGGCAGTCCGCCGAGCACACGCCCGAGGCGTTCGGCGCGGAGCAGCCGCTGTTCATCCTCTACACGTCCGGGACGACGGGTAAGCCGAAGGGCATCCTGCACACCTCCGGCGGCTACCTGACGCAGGCGGCGTACACGCACCACGCGGTCTTCGACCTCAAGCCGGAGACCGACGTGTACTGGTGCACCGCCGACGTCGGCTGGGTCACCGGCCACTCGTACATCGTCTACGGGCCGCTGGCGAACGGCGCGACGCAGGTGATGTACGAGGGCACGCCGGACACCCCGCACCAGGGCCGCTTCTGGGAGATCGTGCAGAAGTACGGGGTGACGATCCTGTACACGGCGCCGACCGCGATCCGCACCTTCATGAAGTGGGGCGACGACATCCCCGCGAAGTTCGACCTGTCCTCCCTGCGCGTCCTCGGCTCGGTCGGTGAGCCCATCAACCCCGAGGCGTGGATCTGGTACCGCAAGCACATCGGCGCGGACCGGACCCCGATCGTGGACACCTGGTGGCAGACCGAGACCGGCGCGATGATGATCTCGCCGCTGCCGGGCGTCACCGCCACCAAGCCCGGGTCGGCGCAGACCCCGCTGCCCGGCATCTCCGCGACCGTCGTCGACGACGAGGCGAACGAGGTGCCGAACGGCGGCGGTGGCTATCTGGTCCTGACCGAGCCGTGGCCGTCGATGCTGCGCACCATCTGGGGCGACGACCAGCGCTTCCTCGACACGTACTGGTCGCGCTTCGAGGGCAAGTACTTCGCGGGCGACGGTGCGAAGAAGGACGACGACGGCGACATCTGGCTGCTGGGCCGGGTCGACGACGTCATGCTCGTCTCCGGGCACAACATCTCGACCACCGAGGTCGAGTCGGCGCTCGTGTCGCACCCGTCGGTCGCCGAGGCGGCCGTGGTCGGCGCCGCGGACGAGACGACCGGGCAGGCGATCGTCGCGTTCGTCATCCTGCGCGGGACCGCGGCCGAGTCCGAGGACCTGGTCACCGAGCTGCGCAACCACGTCGGCGCGACCCTCGGTCCGATCGCGAAGCCGAAGCGGATCCTGCCGGTGCAGGAGCTGCCCAAGACCCGTTCCGGCAAGATCATGCGCCGTCTGCTGCGGGACGTCGCCGAGAACCGTCAGCTCGGTGACGTGACCACCCTGACCGACTCCACGGTCATGGACCTCATCCAGGCGAAGCTCCCGGCGGCGCCGAGCGAGGACTGA
- the nhaA gene encoding Na+/H+ antiporter NhaA codes for MTAPRTPTPTARKVFGRLSLPERTYVTDALRTETVGGVLLLVAAVAALIWANAPALHDSYETVSHYHLGPAALGLRLSVEHWAADGLLAVFFFVAGIELKRELVAGELRDPRAAALPVAAALCGMAVPALVYTLTSLTGGGDEGGWAVPTATDIAFALAVLAVIGTSLPSALRAFLLTLAVVDDLFAILIIAVFFTDTINFAALGGAVLGLAAFWVLLRRGVHGWYVYVPLALVIWALMYNSGVHATIAGVAMGLMLRCTTREGEEHSPGEHIEHLVRPLSAGLAVPLFALFSAGVVVSGGALAEVFTRPETLGVVLGLVIGKTVGIFGGTWLTARFTRASLSEDLAWADVFAVASLAGIGFTVSLLIGELAFEGDPSLTDEVKASVLVGSLIAATCATVLLKLRNARYRRLSEAEERDEDSDGIPDVYEQDDPAYHLRMAEIHDRKAAEHRRIAAEIAREGKAPATDTGPRTAAEVPGGAGEDGHGPA; via the coding sequence GTGACCGCCCCCCGCACCCCCACCCCCACCGCCCGCAAGGTCTTCGGACGGCTCTCCCTGCCCGAGCGGACGTACGTCACGGACGCCCTGCGGACCGAGACGGTCGGCGGAGTGCTGCTGCTCGTCGCCGCCGTGGCCGCGCTGATCTGGGCGAACGCCCCCGCGCTGCACGACAGCTACGAGACGGTCAGCCACTACCACCTGGGCCCCGCAGCCCTGGGGCTGCGTCTGTCGGTCGAGCACTGGGCGGCCGACGGCCTCCTCGCGGTCTTCTTCTTCGTCGCCGGCATCGAACTCAAGCGCGAACTGGTCGCCGGCGAACTGCGGGACCCCAGGGCCGCCGCGCTGCCCGTCGCGGCCGCGCTGTGCGGCATGGCCGTCCCCGCGCTCGTGTACACCCTCACCAGCCTCACCGGGGGCGGCGACGAAGGCGGCTGGGCGGTGCCCACCGCCACCGACATCGCGTTCGCGCTCGCCGTGCTCGCCGTCATCGGCACCTCGCTGCCGAGCGCGCTGCGCGCCTTCCTGCTCACCCTCGCCGTCGTCGACGACCTGTTCGCGATCCTGATCATCGCGGTCTTCTTCACCGACACGATCAACTTCGCCGCCCTCGGCGGCGCGGTCCTCGGCCTCGCCGCCTTCTGGGTGCTGCTGCGCCGGGGCGTACACGGCTGGTACGTGTACGTGCCGCTCGCGCTGGTGATCTGGGCGCTGATGTACAACAGCGGCGTCCACGCGACCATCGCGGGGGTCGCCATGGGCCTGATGCTGCGCTGCACCACCCGCGAGGGTGAGGAACACTCCCCCGGCGAGCACATCGAGCACCTCGTGCGCCCCCTCTCCGCAGGGCTCGCCGTACCGCTGTTCGCGCTGTTCAGCGCCGGGGTGGTGGTCTCGGGCGGCGCGCTGGCCGAGGTCTTCACCCGGCCGGAGACCCTAGGGGTCGTGCTCGGTCTCGTCATCGGAAAGACCGTCGGCATCTTCGGCGGGACCTGGCTGACCGCCCGCTTCACCCGGGCCTCCCTCAGCGAGGACCTGGCCTGGGCGGACGTCTTCGCCGTCGCCTCGCTGGCCGGCATCGGCTTCACCGTGTCGCTGCTCATCGGCGAACTGGCCTTCGAGGGCGACCCGTCCCTGACCGACGAGGTCAAGGCATCCGTACTCGTCGGCTCCCTGATCGCGGCGACCTGCGCGACCGTCCTGCTGAAGCTGCGCAACGCCCGCTACCGCCGGCTCTCCGAGGCCGAGGAGCGCGACGAGGACAGCGACGGCATCCCGGACGTCTACGAACAGGACGACCCGGCTTACCACCTGCGGATGGCCGAGATCCACGACCGCAAGGCCGCCGAGCACCGCCGTATCGCGGCGGAGATCGCCCGGGAGGGGAAGGCCCCGGCGACGGACACCGGGCCCCGCACGGCGGCCGAAGTACCGGGCGGGGCGGGCGAGGACGGCCACGGTCCGGCATGA
- a CDS encoding phage holin family protein → MSAPDGSPVGAEASIGQLFASATTEMSALVHDEIALAKAQLRQDVKRGATSGGAFTVAGAVLLFSLPMLNFALAYGIRTWSDWNLAVCFLLSFAANVLLALVLVLIGVVFAKKAKKSQGPQKVAASMKESAGVLQNAKPHPRPELVQDRVPEAIEAVARSSS, encoded by the coding sequence ATGAGCGCACCCGACGGCAGCCCGGTCGGCGCCGAAGCCAGCATCGGTCAGCTGTTCGCCTCGGCGACGACCGAGATGTCGGCCCTGGTGCACGACGAGATCGCGCTGGCGAAGGCCCAGCTCCGGCAGGACGTCAAGCGCGGCGCGACGAGCGGCGGGGCGTTCACGGTGGCCGGCGCGGTCCTGCTGTTCTCGCTGCCGATGCTGAACTTCGCCCTGGCGTACGGCATTCGGACCTGGAGCGACTGGAATCTCGCGGTCTGCTTCCTGCTGTCCTTCGCGGCGAACGTGCTCCTGGCGCTCGTCCTGGTGCTGATCGGCGTGGTGTTCGCGAAGAAGGCCAAGAAGAGCCAGGGTCCGCAGAAGGTGGCCGCGTCGATGAAGGAGAGCGCGGGCGTCCTGCAGAACGCCAAGCCGCATCCGCGTCCGGAGCTGGTGCAGGACCGGGTCCCGGAGGCCATCGAGGCTGTGGCACGCTCGTCGTCATGA
- a CDS encoding alpha/beta fold hydrolase encodes MTDPATPSAQPTSVVRPEYAEGTQVTHREVAANGARFHIAEAGDGPLVMLVHGFPQFWWTWRHQLGALADAGFRAVAMDLRGVGGSDRTPRGYDPANLALDITGVIRSLGEPDAALVGHDLGGYLAWTAAVMRPKLVRRLAVASMPHPRRWRSAMLADVRQSTASSHIWGFQRPWIPERQLTADDGELVGRLIREWSGPRPPEDEVLETYRRAMCIPSTAHCSVEPYRWLVRSMARPDGVQFYRRMKRPVRVPTLHLHGSLDPVMRTRSAAGSGEYVEAPYRWRLFDGLGHFPHEEDPVAFTTELVNWLKDPEPDR; translated from the coding sequence ATGACGGACCCCGCCACCCCTTCGGCGCAGCCCACCTCGGTCGTACGGCCGGAATACGCCGAGGGCACCCAGGTGACCCACCGTGAGGTGGCCGCGAACGGCGCCCGCTTCCACATCGCGGAGGCCGGTGACGGGCCGCTGGTCATGCTGGTCCACGGTTTCCCGCAGTTCTGGTGGACCTGGCGGCACCAGCTCGGCGCGCTCGCCGACGCGGGCTTCCGGGCCGTCGCCATGGACCTGCGGGGCGTGGGCGGCAGCGACCGTACGCCCCGCGGCTACGACCCGGCCAACCTCGCCCTCGACATCACCGGCGTGATCCGCTCCCTCGGCGAGCCGGACGCCGCGCTCGTCGGTCACGACCTGGGCGGCTATCTGGCGTGGACGGCGGCCGTGATGCGCCCCAAGCTGGTCCGGCGGCTCGCGGTGGCCTCGATGCCGCATCCGCGGCGCTGGCGCTCGGCGATGCTCGCGGATGTCCGGCAGTCGACGGCGAGCTCCCACATCTGGGGGTTCCAGCGGCCGTGGATCCCCGAGCGGCAGCTCACGGCCGACGACGGGGAGCTGGTGGGCCGGCTGATCCGGGAGTGGTCCGGGCCGCGGCCGCCGGAGGACGAGGTGCTGGAGACGTACCGGCGCGCGATGTGCATCCCCTCCACCGCGCACTGCTCCGTCGAGCCGTACCGCTGGCTGGTGCGCTCGATGGCCCGGCCGGACGGCGTCCAGTTCTACCGGCGCATGAAGCGGCCCGTGCGCGTCCCCACGCTCCACTTGCACGGGTCGCTCGACCCCGTGATGCGCACGCGCAGCGCGGCGGGCTCCGGCGAGTACGTCGAGGCGCCGTACCGCTGGCGGCTGTTCGACGGGCTGGGGCACTTCCCGCACGAGGAGGATCCGGTCGCTTTCACCACCGAACTGGTCAACTGGCTGAAGGATCCCGAACCGGATCGGTGA
- a CDS encoding MarP family serine protease, whose amino-acid sequence MNVLDILLLVAAVWFAVVGFRQGFVVGILSVIGFLGGGLVAVYLLPLIWDWLTDNAQVSTTAAVVAVVVVIVCASVGQALTTHLGNKLRRYITWSPARALDATGGALVNVVAMLLVAWLIGSALAGTTLPTLGKEVRNSTVLQGVSRALPAQADTWFADFSSVLAQNGFPQVFSPFANEPITDVQPPDPALAGSAVATRAQRSIVKVMGTAESCGKVLEGTGFVFGERRVMTNAHVVGGVDEPTVQIGGEGRKYDATVVLYDWKRDIAVLDVPDLDAPVLKFTTDDATTGADAIVAGFPENGSYDVRAARVRGRITANGPDIYHRGTVRRDVYSLYTIVRQGNSGGPLLTPDGRVYGVVFAKSLDDADTGYALTADEIRQDILEGRSAGQQVDSDSCAL is encoded by the coding sequence GTGAACGTGCTGGACATCCTGTTGCTGGTCGCGGCCGTCTGGTTCGCGGTGGTCGGCTTCCGCCAGGGCTTCGTCGTCGGCATCCTGTCGGTGATCGGCTTCCTGGGCGGCGGTCTGGTCGCCGTCTACCTGCTCCCGCTCATCTGGGACTGGCTCACCGACAACGCCCAGGTCAGCACCACGGCCGCGGTCGTCGCCGTCGTCGTCGTGATCGTCTGCGCCTCGGTCGGACAGGCCCTGACCACCCATCTCGGCAACAAGCTGCGCCGGTACATCACCTGGTCCCCGGCCCGCGCCCTGGACGCCACGGGCGGCGCGCTGGTGAACGTCGTCGCCATGCTGCTGGTGGCCTGGCTGATCGGCTCCGCCCTGGCCGGCACCACCCTGCCGACCCTCGGCAAGGAGGTCCGCAACTCCACGGTGCTCCAGGGGGTGTCCCGGGCGCTGCCCGCCCAGGCGGACACCTGGTTCGCCGACTTCTCCTCCGTCCTCGCGCAGAACGGCTTCCCCCAGGTCTTCAGCCCGTTCGCCAACGAGCCGATCACCGACGTCCAGCCCCCCGACCCGGCCCTCGCGGGCAGCGCCGTCGCCACGCGCGCGCAGCGCTCCATCGTCAAGGTGATGGGCACCGCCGAGAGCTGCGGCAAGGTCCTGGAGGGCACCGGGTTCGTCTTCGGCGAGCGCCGCGTCATGACCAACGCGCATGTCGTCGGCGGCGTCGACGAGCCGACCGTCCAGATCGGCGGCGAGGGCCGCAAGTACGACGCCACGGTCGTGCTGTACGACTGGAAGCGCGACATCGCCGTGCTCGACGTACCCGACCTCGACGCGCCCGTGCTGAAGTTCACCACCGACGACGCGACCACCGGTGCCGACGCGATCGTCGCCGGGTTCCCGGAGAACGGGTCGTACGACGTCCGTGCCGCCCGGGTGCGCGGCCGCATCACGGCCAACGGCCCGGACATCTATCACCGCGGCACCGTGCGCCGTGATGTGTACTCGCTCTACACGATCGTCCGCCAGGGCAACTCCGGCGGCCCGCTGCTCACCCCCGACGGCCGGGTGTACGGCGTGGTCTTCGCGAAGTCGCTCGACGACGCCGACACCGGGTACGCGCTCACCGCGGACGAGATCCGGCAGGACATCCTCGAAGGACGCAGCGCCGGACAGCAGGTCGACAGCGACAGCTGCGCCCTCTAG
- a CDS encoding NUDIX hydrolase, with protein sequence MTRVSDTTSDTTSRTASEAASGTAGAGGTPVRLRTQGLPGWLDPVVRAVETVRPRQLSRFLPPEDGAGRQSAVLVLFGEGERGPELLLMERAGSLRSHAGQPSFPGGALDPEDGDPQGDGPLRAALREAEEETGLDPSGVQLFGVLPKLYIPVSGFVVTTVLGWWREPSPVGVVDPNETARVFTVPVADLTDPANRATTVHPSGHRGPAFLVESALVWGFTAGIIDRLLHFAGWERPWDREKQVPLDWRS encoded by the coding sequence ATGACACGGGTGAGTGACACAACAAGCGATACGACGAGCCGTACGGCGAGCGAGGCGGCGAGCGGTACGGCCGGTGCCGGGGGCACCCCGGTGCGGCTGCGTACGCAGGGCCTGCCCGGCTGGCTGGACCCGGTCGTGCGTGCCGTGGAGACGGTCCGGCCGCGTCAGCTCAGCCGCTTTCTGCCGCCGGAGGACGGCGCGGGGCGGCAGTCGGCGGTCCTGGTCCTGTTCGGCGAGGGCGAGCGGGGCCCCGAGCTGCTGCTGATGGAGCGTGCCGGCTCCCTGCGCTCGCACGCGGGACAGCCCTCGTTCCCGGGCGGCGCGCTCGATCCGGAAGACGGCGATCCGCAGGGCGACGGACCGCTCAGGGCGGCGCTGCGCGAGGCCGAGGAGGAGACCGGACTCGACCCCTCGGGCGTCCAGCTCTTCGGCGTCCTGCCCAAGCTGTACATCCCGGTCAGCGGCTTCGTCGTGACGACGGTCCTGGGCTGGTGGCGCGAGCCGAGCCCGGTGGGGGTCGTCGACCCGAACGAGACGGCCCGGGTCTTCACGGTCCCCGTGGCCGATCTCACGGACCCGGCCAACCGCGCCACCACCGTCCACCCGAGCGGCCACCGAGGTCCGGCATTCCTGGTCGAATCGGCCCTCGTGTGGGGCTTCACGGCCGGGATCATCGACCGGCTGCTGCACTTCGCGGGCTGGGAGCGGCCCTGGGACCGGGAGAAGCAGGTCCCGCTCGACTGGCGGTCATGA